CTCTCCCCGATCTGTCAAAATGGAAGTAAATCAGACGAAACAAGAGCACCTACTCGCATTAAAAGGTATATTAATGTCGTGCCAACAGTATATTGTGTAGACTGTGACTGCAGAGATTACATTCAGAGTAAAGCATAAGCGTTAATGTTTCTGTGTAGCagattgttgtcattttgttgttgctgttagcCGCTAATAGCgctaaatattgacatttgtcACGTAGTTTGTGATATTAATAGCTTTAAAGACTATGTTTTTGTCGCTATAGGGCTTTAAAACGTCGAAGTTAAAATTACATATCTGAGTAAGACTTGCACTGTCATGTCAACACGGATGACAGCCCAGTTAGGCTGTTTGTGATGGAGAGCTGTCAATTTAACTCTGCTGTTCTGTTTATTGTCTTGATCCGGTTGGTTCCAGTTCACTAAGTTTTTATAACCTGCTGTTTAATTCGTATTTAGAGCTGGCAGACGATAACTGACACAATTTATAGATAACATAATAATACAATACGACTGAAAGAAAAACCTGCCAATTTTATCAAGTAATCATAACGTTATTTGCTTACGTAAAGAAAAGCCTATAATTATCTCcctttctgtcttttctcaTTTAATTGTAAGCATTGAAATATGTCTTTTGGTTTTAGACTGTTCATGGGACCAGCattttacagtataataatagATCCTTCAATAAAATTATTGAAGGAACTATTAAAGAAGAGTTGATTATTGGTGcagctatttttattatttccagtCCAGAATTTCTTTTCTTGTCTAAACATAATTGTAATCTTACTCTCTTTGGATTTTCTCACCACCAAACAAATGACAATAACCATTGTGTTTTGAGGACAGTATTAGTGGATCAGTCAACTGATCCAATTCAGGAAAAATGCCTAACAACTTGATTGTCATTGGTAATACCACATATGTGAGAGGACATAACATAGCAActaacttttttgtttgtctgactTTCCTTCACAGTGATGCGGTTAACAAAACCAACACTCTTTACAAACCTGCCGGTGACATGTGAGGATCGAGATCTACCAGGTGAGTCATCTTACAAACAGAAGATCAGGTTACAAAGACTGAACCAGAAAGGGATTTTATTGGGGGGCTGGAGAAGGAGCTGGACACTATGGCcaaaatcgattaatctgtcgtttattttctcgattaatcggttggtccataaaatatcagaaaaccttaaaaaatgttgatcaatgaTGTCATATTTTACATGGTTATGCTGCATAAGatattgtatgtatttaaacacagtagaatctgaaaacaaacacaaactatagTCAATATAAACTATCGTATTTGACTTATTATCTTAGTTGACTTGgactgtttttaatatttactttcCATCCAGTGTACATCTGCATTTTATCCTGCAGAGTatccactgtttgtttttcccctttggTGAAGATGAGGCACAGAGTGATGGGGGTTCGCTGCTCTGTAACTAAACTCCAAACAAACCATAAATCACTTAGTGGGTACTGGGTAGGATGCTATTTATATAAGAGTATATATATGTCACATgcagtatttttaaaaagtgcataGGTTGAATTTGAGGTTACATTTACTTAAATCAATCTCAAATTGATCTCACTTAATTATTTATATCAGAGGTATAATGTGCAGCAGTCATAGTGGGAAGATTAGGGTTGTTAATATAAGTCAGTCAATTGATCACAGTACAAACATATTTGTTGGGCAGAAGGAGAGAAATTTGATCCCAATAAAATCCCTTTCTGGTTCAGTCTTTGGTAACCTGATCTTCAAAGctctttcctctgtctctttgaTCCACCCAGCAGTACACAGAATACTCAAGCAGTACACAGAATACTCAAATAATGTCACACACTATAAAGCTTTACTATGTACATCTTATGTATCTATAGACACTCTGCTGCTGGTTGACATGTTTATATCCTGAAGCACTGATCACTCAATTGTAACTGTTAAAACTGTTAAGTTTCAATTTGTGTTCAATAGAATCTTTGAACCCTTTttagcatttttgaaaaatatatttttattatataatgctatctttttaacaaaatgtgtattttttgacTCGGTATGGATTTTTATCATGTTTCTGGACATTTGTGTATGAaagtatattataaataaaatatactttgCCCAATAAAggtttaaagtaacatttgtttagtTACTGTACAAATACATACAATATGCAGAATGAAAGTTTATAGAGACTCAGTGCCCTCTCTATTTTAAATTTTGAAATATGTATATTAACACACAAggataatgttttattttgggcAACATGAGGCTTTGTATTGCTGTTCAAAATGCAGCTGCTCATTTGTTGACTGGGAAGAGACGAGTTGACCACAggcttcctgtttgtctctggatgcagtttaaaatgttataacatGTTCTTAAAGTCGTAATTGGTCTCTCTGCCTGAGTTGTATCAAGATGCTCCAATCAGCGCAATGACAACTCAGCTGCTCTTTGACATTTTGAGTTTCAGTCTCTAAACTACTGATGATGGAGCCTTTTTCAGTGTCTGCTCTAAAACTTTGGAATAATATGTCCGTTCATATCAAATCTGCAGTTTTAAGGCTGTGCTTCAGACCAACTTTATGTAGATCCCAGTTGAGCTTGACCCAAAATGGGgtgacattttttgtgtttttatatttatttatttttacttaattGTAATTTTACCGTATTTTAAGTATAGCACTTCTGgcaacatgattttttttttttaaatgtgttctatAAGTAAATCTGGCCTTTGACCATTGAATTGCTGCAGCACTACAAAATAAGTTGGCACATTCATGTCATGACCTTCACCATATCAGGTGTTCATAGGTCGTTGGGTCAAGACGTTTGTCGCTGTCAGACCTTTCCCATGGAGTTTTCCTTCCAGATACAGGGCTTAATAAATGTAtgagaccaccacccaaagccacagctgtcCTAAATGAACACTGTACATAAAAGTGTGATCACTGCAGTGTGTTTTCCCTGATTCATATTTGTTCATGTCAgtagttttaaattaaaatgtctaaTAATCGTTGTAGCTTTGCAGCTGTTGGCACTTACACGTCTAAGTTACGAGTGATAATGATGAATGGCCcattgataataatgataacaattcACGTATTTGTTTACTATTTGATGGTAAATCTGCTCCAGCTGTGATGCACATGTTTCTGGTTTAGACACAATTCGCCGTGTTTTACGATCTTTCCCtcaagtgtttttttgacaCTCTCTCAGTAGAAGGTGATGCGGGTTCatgacacatgtttttgttttgtttccacagGAGATTCATTCAGTCAACTTATGAGGCAGGATCCTTCCACCATCAAGGGAGCAGAGACGATAATGCTCGGAGAGATGCTTACGTTACCACAGAACTTTGGGTAACAAACGAATGCTTATTTTGacttttggtaacactttatactACCGTACAGTAAGAAAGTAATAGTATAATAGTAATGGGggattaatattaattaatacagTCTTGTTTTAAAGTAATCACTTTAATTTCATTGTAATAACATGCTTATTATCAGTTTAGATTCACAAAGTTTTTTacataaaggttttttttatctgttttatcATCttcttattaccacactattactgttattataaaCAAGCTTGAAATTGCAGTAGAAATAAGATAGTATAACCATAATATTTCCTCCCTTTTGCAAAAGTATTGCCATACTATTACCATGTTATTACTGTActttaatgtaaagtgttaccagacttgaaaaataaaaatctgctaTTTCTATGCCAAACTGTTTATTCCCTGTGATTTGATTTGCCGCATTTCTTTGCATTACACAGAAATATTTTCCTCGGGGAGACCTTCTCTAGTTACATAAGTGTGCACAATGACAGCACCCAAGTTGTAAAGGACATTCTAGTCAAGGTACTGCAAGGGAAAAAATATGTACACGTCAaacttcacttttatttatttacacttcaCACAGTTATTCTGTCATGTGACCTTTCACAGGCCGACTTACAGACCAGCTCACAGAGACTCAACCTCTCTGCGTCAAACTCTGCAGTAGCAGAACTCAAGCCTGAATGCTGCATCGATGATGTCATCCACCACGAAGTCAAAGAAATCGGAACACACATGTGAgtgtctgtgctgtgttgactcacttgttttgttttgttttgttttttgtaactttccaatgaaaacaaatgtctgtttcacTCAAAGCCCGATGTTTCTCATTGACATTccactgctgcacacaggaattgATTAGATATAATATAGTCAAGACATACAGAGGCAGTGAGTGTAACTGACAAATATttcatgaaaagtttcagaattttacagctcaaaaaaaacaaaacagtcattTAGCAGTCTCCACCCGCCACTGTAGCACAAGTGTATACATACAAACGCTCACTCAGTAATCCCTCAAAATCATCTCCTTCTTCTTATTCCTTATTCTTTCGGCTCACCACAGTGGATAACCTGCCCCCATCTTGCCCTTTCcatctgttacaccaactgtcctcatgtccttccCAACATCTATGAACTTTCTCTGTGGTCGTcgtcttttcctcctgcccagcagctccatttTCAACATCATTTGTCCAGTATAATCACTATCTCTCCTCtacacatgaccaaaccatgaCCAACGGTTTGGTTAatttccaaaccgttcaacctgagtAGTCTCTCAAATATGCTCATTtttaatcctgtccatcctggtcactcccaaccacaaaatctcagcatcttcagctctgacacctccaacagagacaaaaaaaaagtcacttcctgCAGCTATAAATCCAGAAATGTCACGCCAGGTTCagaatcagagaaaaaaaaagtgctacaTTGTTGAATAAAGTCCCAGTCGTGTATGTTGATTGTTATTCTTCTGAATATTTATTTCCTCTGTTTCCATTCCCAGCTTAGTGTGCGCAGTCAGTTACACCACACATTTTGGGGAGAAGCTCTATTTTCGGAAGTTCTTCAAATTCCAGGTGAGTATTTGAAGTGCGCTCATTAGATCGCAGTGGTTAAAGTGTAAGCTTGGAGTGGACCTGACAAATGTCACACCTCCACCATAGAGGCAAATGCAATTACCGTGCATTTGGTGGGCTGCGCTCGCAGTTTGTGAACAGGTTGCCGCCTGATATTTGACAATAACGTCTCTGTCTTCTGTCGgatttctgtttctgtcacaCTGTTTGCAATGGAAATGCAGGCGGCCTGTGATAAAACGACAACATTTAGTTTACAATCTATTTTTAATCAGGTTTTGAAGCCGCTGGATGTGAAGACAAAGTTCTACAATGCAGAGGTAAGTCCGCCACACTCAaacaccagctgctgctgctgcagtacgcacatatatatgtatatatacatctgTCAACATGTCTCGCTGCAAATAGAAGAACTGTATTGTATGACATGCCAGTTCTTAAGTAGCATGAATAACATGCTTCAGATCATATTTCAATGCGTAGTTGGAAACTCTCAGTCTGCTAATAGATGGCGATAGTGTTAGAGAGACTTCATGGAAAACCTGTGCACCTTCATTAAGTAGAAAGGGTTGGAGGTCGACTGGTTCTCttggtttccttttttccctcattttcacagcagtagttttttttgtattagaCTGCATATATTCATTGTCATCATCTTTTTTGGCATGtaacttcatttgttcattgtgtcttgtattttattttctccattagaGTGACCTCAGTTCTGTGGTAATTGTTTCTTCTGTTCTCATGGCTGAACGTTAATGTCGCTTCATCTTTCTGGCGCAGCAGACGTTTGTTTCTctgccccccgccccccccgaCAGAAAGGTGCAAAGCAGAAAAATGGAAAGGAATGTATTGGCGTTGACACATTTACGAGACTAGTGTTTGGATTAACGTTAACACATTAGTCTTCAACATAAactttccatttttttcccctttttgccCTTTCTCTGGATGCTTACACCTTCTCGCAAACTCATCTTTCACAGGGCTTGGACTTTTTAATTGATGGTATAAATGTGGGGGGCGGGGTCTGCATTGATTATGCAATTTAACATTATCGGCTTgatcagggttttgttttttttctatgttaCAAAGAGAATTAATTTTGTTGGATTGTCAGTGGATATTGGACCAAAATGACCTTTTTTCCCGACAATCACTGATTCATCATGTACTCATTCTGAGTTAATGAAAGGAGAGTATTTGATTACAGTGTGTAATAAAAAATGAGAGGTTTCAGGTTTGGGTTGTAATGGCTTTGCATGAAACAGACGCTGAGCTCTGTGATTTTAACATTAACCTCTGTCAGAATGGTTCATGATCCGCTCTTTTGTGTTGAAATGCAGGCATGGACTAATCTTTGCTTCTCTCTCATTGTACTGTATAGCCTGTTAAGTAGAGGTTGCACTATACATGTTCTTTCTCACCCAAAGCATCAACTAGTTATCTTCATTAAAACAACAGTGACATTAAATACCATTTAAgtcaaataataatgtaaaaaaacgaTGTAAAAGTACATACTTGTTgtaaataagataataataactgtCCAAATTTTACAACCATAGATgataatacattattatattaaatgatgattttatttacagtaagtGATAAATCAGGTCATCAATATCACAATAACCTATCCACAATAACAATTAAGTAAGTGTTTGCAGAAAAATATAAAGGTACTAAAGGTGTGTATTATATTAccttattttaatatattataatacatctccatttatttgctttttattattatattttgttttgtaaatctGAACCTGAAcacaatccaactttatttgtaaagcccTTTAAATCAACCACAGTCGGACCAAAgcgctgtacagaataataaataaaagacagaagctcacacgaggcaataaaagaaaaagaagtacaataaatgaaaagacataAATCATAGGTAAAAGTAACAActttcaataaaacacaatgataACAAATACGATAAAGTATGTGTAGTGTAATAAAAAGTAGATGCATTATCAAGTCAAAATTATACACAGGTGCAACTAATTagtatttaattgtgtttagtTAGTCATCAGATTGTGTAGTAGTggcaaatgtgatttttaaattcTTAGATAAAGTAATACCAGTCCTTGTTTTGCAGCTCTCGCATGACGTTTATATGGAAGATTTACAACTATataaaattatacatatatatatacataaactcATAAAGGTGATATGAAAACACTCACAAACTAGTTGACGAATGAGCGACCACATTGAAAACTGAGTCGCTGTGCAACCTCTACTGAATATTCCTGCTGGTCAGCAACACTCGTACTAACAACGTCCTCAAAGGTCTACTGAGCAAACCTGGTAGTGTCAAGAAttagtgtttgtctgtttgacgTTCGTCTTATGAATGTTAACTCTCACATCACGTAGATTAAAGGATACGTtcaaggtttttctttttcttccccaaGTCGATCTCAAAACATCGCTCACAAGGTCATATGTTCACTGACAGAGTTACAGCTGTTGGCTGTTATCGTTCCTTTTGACTGTACTGGCtgtgaaaacatcattatttctgGTGTATCTCTGTAGCAACAAAAGCCACAGTCTTATTCTATAGCTGGACAGAACCAGATTAAATTCTTCCTGTCAGTTTTTACTAGGGAGGAATACTTCCATAAATCCTTTTTAATGAGGTTACTAAATATTCCTCTGGGTCTGGTTTTCATTTAAGCTACTTGATGTTTCACTCCTCCTCACTAATACCAGTGTAAAAACATCCATCACTTGTTTTATGTAAATCAAACTTCAGATGCTGCatattctttgtttaaataaaactaatcatatatatatatatatatatatatatgtatatatatatatatatatatatatatatatatatatatatatatatatataatgaaagttATAGTTCAGGGGCCATATACTGTATAGCACAATGTGaactcaagtgggccggaccagtgaAATAATAGCCTAATAACcgataaacaacaagaactccaaattttcccctttgttttacatttcaaagtgtctttttttacaaaaacatataaTGAACAACcggacatttcttgagaaaataagtgaaatttcaacaatattatacTTAAGTTTTACCATTTACTCGTGCGCAAGATCACCGTGAATCTACAAAGTAACTCTCAAAAGGTACATACGGGATTGTGACTGTTGTTTTAAGATTCTCTTGCAACGCTTTGAACGTATCTTTGAAGGCAGTAGGATTTTTGCACAACTCCTCTCCCTAAACCTAAAGAAGGAAGTCTACGTGTTGCTCAGTTCACCTCGGAGATTATACACTTTGATTGTGAGCAAAGCGAAGCGAAATATCGGCGTGACGGCTGTCGTCTCTGCTTCAGACAGATGAAGTGTTCCTGGAGGCTCAGATCCAGAACATCACTACCTCGCCCATGTTCATGGAGAAGGTCTCTCTGGAGCCCTCCATGATGTACAACGTCACAGAGCTCAACACAGTCGCGCATGGAGAGCAAGGGTAAAAGCACGCCTTCCCTCTGTGTTGATGTGACTGTAAATgagacatcagtgtgtgtgcattgatCAGCTTTGGCGCTGTCACTTTTCTCAATCAGGGAGTCTACGTTTGGGAAAATGTCCTACCTGCAGCCCATGGACACGCGACAGTACCTGTACTGTTTGAAGCCAAAGCCGGAGTACGCGGAGAAGGCGGGGGTCATCAAGGGTGTGACGGTGATAGGGAAGCTGGACATCGTATGGAAGACAAATCttggggagagagggaggttaCAGACCAGTCAGCTGCAAAGAAtggtatttattcattcatttatttagtgtCTTTGAGTGAATTGTATTAAAATCAGAATGGGAAATGGGATACGTTACATTTGCCCCCTCAAAAACAAAGTTACAAgcaagaaaaatcacaattaaaatgaTCAACATAGAATATAACCAACATAACCATATGATTGATGACGTGCTTCTTATGTAAAATGACCCTTAATTCATTGGCAAATATACACAACTGAATCATACAGTGAAGGTCGAGCATGCACAGCCCAGTTGTGTTAGACAGATTATAGCTTATTCCTGGTATAGTGTTCTACGTTAATCCCTGGGCAGGTTGATGGAATAAAATACAACAAGTACATacggaaaacaaagaaagaaaacgaAAACAACCCAATTATATttgtactactactaataataatataaaataagtgATACAGCAAGGGAAACCAGGACATAGGGAGAAAAATGCAGGTAACTGGTGCTGAAGTGCTTTTAATAAGTGGCACAGTGGTtagcagtggttagcactgttgcctcacagcaagaaggtgctgggtctGATGCCCGGTCTGGGGAATCCAATTTTGACAAGACACATtgggtcaggttggtcccttgtggcgtTGTGCTCAGTCGCAGTgactctgatcaaccctccatctgcaATTTccggttgtataatgacaataaagatgatttCCTTTCCTTATTGTACGTCGATTTATAAACAGTTTGAGATCAATTGCAAGGAAATGGAGTAAACTACTAAGTTCCAGACTTTGCTGTTGATATTTAAACATACAGATACTATAGTGATTTAAGATGGTCACAGGTCAGGTTTGTGCTCTGCCAAATTTCcaaaatcaaataatcaaatttttttaaacagttgtAACTTTAGTCGTGGTGCTGCTACTGTGTGTTCCCCAGGCTCCAGGTTATGGAGACATCAGGTTGTCATTGGAGATGATTCCTGACACTGTGAACCTTGAAGAGCCTTTTGACATCGTCTGTAAAATCACCAACTGCAGGTAAAAACCGTCAGGGAAATAGTTTCAATTTGAGCAAGAATATCAAGACTACATCAAATGTATAATGTGATTGAATGAttatgttttctgatgtttgtgttgtagtgAAAGAACCATGGATCTGGTGCTGGAGATGTGTAACACCGGGTCCATCCACTGGTGTGGTGTTTCAGGGAGACAGCTGGGAAAACTCAGCCCTGCtgcatttctctctctgcccctcactctcctctcatcTGTGCAGGGTCTGCAGGTAAGACTGACTCTTCTATAAATCACTACTGTcttttacaatttacaaatgagttcacataatGCTGATTAAGACTTTCAGCTCCACACTACTCTGTGTGACTCTTATCTCTGTCAGTGCTGCAGTGTCTGTGGCGACATTTCTGC
This Solea solea chromosome 19, fSolSol10.1, whole genome shotgun sequence DNA region includes the following protein-coding sequences:
- the trappc13 gene encoding trafficking protein particle complex subunit 13 isoform X1, with protein sequence MEVNQTKQEHLLALKVMRLTKPTLFTNLPVTCEDRDLPGDSFSQLMRQDPSTIKGAETIMLGEMLTLPQNFGNIFLGETFSSYISVHNDSTQVVKDILVKADLQTSSQRLNLSASNSAVAELKPECCIDDVIHHEVKEIGTHILVCAVSYTTHFGEKLYFRKFFKFQVLKPLDVKTKFYNAESDLSSVTDEVFLEAQIQNITTSPMFMEKVSLEPSMMYNVTELNTVAHGEQGESTFGKMSYLQPMDTRQYLYCLKPKPEYAEKAGVIKGVTVIGKLDIVWKTNLGERGRLQTSQLQRMAPGYGDIRLSLEMIPDTVNLEEPFDIVCKITNCSERTMDLVLEMCNTGSIHWCGVSGRQLGKLSPAAFLSLPLTLLSSVQGLQSISGLRLTDTFLKRTYEYDDIAQVCVVCPYMTNEC
- the trappc13 gene encoding trafficking protein particle complex subunit 13 isoform X2, which translates into the protein MEVNQTKQEHLLALKVMRLTKPTLFTNLPVTCEDRDLPGDSFSQLMRQDPSTIKGAETIMLGEMLTLPQNFGNIFLGETFSSYISVHNDSTQVVKDILVKADLQTSSQRLNLSASNSAVAELKPECCIDDVIHHEVKEIGTHILVCAVSYTTHFGEKLYFRKFFKFQVLKPLDVKTKFYNAETDEVFLEAQIQNITTSPMFMEKVSLEPSMMYNVTELNTVAHGEQGESTFGKMSYLQPMDTRQYLYCLKPKPEYAEKAGVIKGVTVIGKLDIVWKTNLGERGRLQTSQLQRMAPGYGDIRLSLEMIPDTVNLEEPFDIVCKITNCSERTMDLVLEMCNTGSIHWCGVSGRQLGKLSPAAFLSLPLTLLSSVQGLQSISGLRLTDTFLKRTYEYDDIAQVCVVCPYMTNEC